The Papaver somniferum cultivar HN1 unplaced genomic scaffold, ASM357369v1 unplaced-scaffold_107, whole genome shotgun sequence genome includes a region encoding these proteins:
- the LOC113328090 gene encoding uncharacterized protein LOC113328090 — MGDYNFVLHDQEKFSQHPINQVEADIFLNKIEEANLSDLSYTECPFTWTNKRSGTQLTEQRLDRGLDNEAWLDNHPNTTISNLTGLGFDHNPIILNTNPSWRHGQIPFRFFGPWIDHEDCKSIIADCWKITHKGSLAIKIARKLRDIKVKQKKWTKEVYDNIKTNLEDCIKHLDWITKNKFTSSKGAELKEARIHMAHWKHVQESFWKTKSIDLHIKLGDKNTGYFHIAANKRYRRNRIDFIQQEDGTWIHDTAEITQTFTNHFAKMATEEPININPFIIKLIPATITTQENQNLIRTPEPMEIKNIPFSMTGDKPITPAQFRPISPCNTTYKIISKLIAQRLKPLLPK; from the coding sequence ATGGGAGATTACAACTTTGTCCTTCATGATCAAGAAAAATTTAGCCAGCATCCCATCAATCAAGTTGAAGCTGATATTTTCCTAAACAAGATAGAAGAAGCAAATCTCTCTGATCTAAGCTACACTGAATGCCCTTTCACGTGGACTAACAAGAGATCTGGTACTCAGCTCACAGAGCAAAGACTAGATAGAGGCCTAGATAATGAAGCTTGGCTAGACAACCACCCAAATACCACCATCTCAAATCTCACAGGCTTAGGCTTTGATCATAACCCAATCATTCTCAATACCAATCCTAGCTGGAGACATGGTCAAATccccttcagattctttggtccCTGGATTGATCATGAAGACTGCAAAAGCATTATAGCCGACTGCTGGAAGATAACTCATAAAGGATCTTTAGCCATAAAAATAGCAAGGAAATTAAGAGACATCAAAGTCAAGCAAAAGAAGTGGACTAAGGAAGTCTATGACAACATCAAAACTAATTTAGAAGATTGCATCAAACATCTGGATTGgataacaaaaaataaatttaCTTCATCTAAAGGAGCAGAGCTAAAAGAAGCAAGAATTCATATGGCACATTGGAAACATGTGCAAGAATCTTTCTGGAAGACCAAGAGCATAGACCTACATATCAAGCTTGGAGATAAAAATACAGGGTACTTCCACATTGCTGCTAATAAACGATATAGGAGGAATAGGATTGATTTTATCCAACAGGAAGATGGTACTTGGATCCATGATACTGCTGAAATTACCCAAACTTTCACCAATCATTTTGCCAAGATGGCCACTGAAGAACCCATCAATATCAACCCCTTCATTATAAAGCTCATACCCGCCACAATTACTACCCAAGAGAATCAGAACCTTATCAGAACACCTGAACCCATGGAAATCAAAAACATTCCCTTCAGCATGACTGGTGACAAACCTATCACACCAGCTCAATTCAGACCAATATCCCCGTGTAACACTacttacaaaatcatctcaaaactcaTTGCCCAAAGACTAAAACCTCTTCTACCAAAATGA
- the LOC113328091 gene encoding uncharacterized protein LOC113328091: protein MGIKIDMANAFDRVNWDFFLQVLSQMGFSSHWCNMISKCISTTSMVVLVNGSPGKFFKPSRGLRQGDHLSPYLFLFCMESLSRYLTHAETHQQIHGSKICKDAPDINHLLFADDCMILCKANLQEYNNLIQIFKEFGQSSGQLINFSKSGIFFSKNTAMDIADNINNTLKVQRINPTIKYLGSHMFTTKSKIQAFKPCVDKLKFRFAGWKTTLSTAGEMTMIQSVTSTTSIYQMNCFKIQKTICNEINAIQRDFFWNKEQDRFK from the coding sequence ATGGGCATTAAAATTGATATGGCAAATGCATTTGATAGAGTCAATTGGGACTTTTTTCTTCAGGTTTTATCTCAGATGGGATTCAGCTCTCATTGGTGCAACATGATATCTAAATGCATTTCCACTACAAGTATGGTAGTGCTGGTCAATGGATCTCCAGGAAAATTCTTCAAACCCTCTAGGGGGCTAAGACAAGGGGACCACTTATCCCCCTATCTTTTCTTATTCTGTATGGAATCCCTATCCAGGTATCTAACCCATGCTGAAACTCATCAACAAATTCATGGTAGCAAGATTTGCAAGGATGCACCGGATATCAATCACCTGCtctttgctgatgactgcatgaTACTCTGCAAAGCTAATCTTCAGGAATATAATAATCTCATTCAGATTTTTAAGGAATTTGGTCAATCCTCCGGACAGTTGATAAACTTCTCAAAATCTGGTATCTTCTTCAGCAAGAACACTGCCATGGACATTGCTGATAATATCAATAATACTCTGAAGGTTCAAAGGATTAATCCAACAATCAAGTATCTAGGTTCCCATATGTTCACCACAAAAAGCAAAATCCAAGCTTTCAAGCCTTGTGTAGACAAGCTTAAATTCAGATTTGCTGGATGGAAAACCACTCTCTCTACTGCTGGAGAAATGACAATGATTCAGTCTGTCACTTCCACAACTAGTATATACCAGATGAActgcttcaaaattcaaaaaaccatCTGCAATGAGATCAATGCCATTCAAAGAGACTTTTTCTGGAATAAAGAACAAGATAGATTCAAATGA
- the LOC113328092 gene encoding ubiquitin-conjugating enzyme E2 7-like, with product MADKTQASLLLAKQLKDLSRNPVDGFSAGLVNDDNMFEWSLKIIGPSGTCYDGGFFDAIMTFPANYPNSPPTVKFVSDMWHPNVYYPDGKVCISILHDPGEDPNGYELSSERWTPIHTVESIVLSIISWLSSPNDGSPANVDAAIEWRSKRGDFIKRKQLWIIIPDSIS from the exons ATGGCTGACAAAACTCAAGCAAGCCTTCTCCTTGCAAAACAACTCAAAGATCTTTCGAGAAATCCAGTTGATGGATTCTCTGCCGGGTTAGTTAATGATGATAATATGTTTGAATGGAGTCTCAAGATTATTGGACCTTCCGGTACTTGTTATGATGGAGGATTCTTTGATGCTATCATGACGTTTCCTGCCAATTATCCCAACAGCCCTCCAACAGTAAAGTTTGTGTCAGATATGTGGCATCCGAATGTTTATTACCCCGATGGAAAAGTCTGCATATCGATTCTTCATGATCCAGGAGAAGACCCGAATGGTTATGAGCTTTCGAGTGAGAGATGGACGCCTATTCATACAGTGGAAAGCATAGTTTTGAGTATTATATCGTGGCTTTCGAGTCCGAATGACGGGTCTCCTGCAAACGTTGACGCTGCGATAGAATGGAGGTCTAAAAGAGGTGATTTTATAAAGAGA aAACAACTCTGGATTATAATTCCTGATAGTATATCATAG